A region of Centropristis striata isolate RG_2023a ecotype Rhode Island chromosome 17, C.striata_1.0, whole genome shotgun sequence DNA encodes the following proteins:
- the LOC131989180 gene encoding alpha-tectorin-like: MLRGRTVYKDTEGDSQQLHLPESRNIPDLLTAKLHLFCFSTHRPDVYCRGSIMAKPGALLLLLAVAAHLGDIQSTPIAGEERNHTVDISNCTIHFFGRPFSMIDVFFKQDSTIALCFKNNANDTAQDCLLLLNGNITKFIAANVTQDKEKFEPEVLPRIMTSSSDCSVALGFGEDEGDIMWKLGLYPFGVLAAVRLYPPYLSTTKMEAWVANTAVKPFLPTNISDGFFWDISGCRALGEVLPTYSEIIHRENCTKVKCNANTTTSSESTCQLYEECLGNNMCHLPSALCTVTGPNVIDFFSRVHTVTDRCGYRLLNSIYFAMAAVFRERRRRDVPFLDHLMFTQVPSNEIFYLEQAGRVRVGQKVLSLNATALEVHGVYLSADATGVTAKLPKEGVEIFFDGNTVHLLVKKQLSVGLCGNLVDSTITTTMPEMRISSPGCLDGYSDAVDSTINCAHSTARCQLMNQAPFSACHEHINPSSYIEACINTTCVYPSKDGFSCQHFEAYAKSCSLLAPSVNLQNWRSPTHCPAAPEGSCPDNYCSDHEFCVPYPYHCHCRAIFASKYKPKTFGGPTICKANSATVSLVGCLLKDHGIHHSHLTLNDKNCTGDYDSESHMITFSFDSTNTCGAKVMTNKNYTSFENSIMEKNVSATSLITHETQFVLDFSCSYKTPEVRTMSFKIKDGSIEQKIVSGFWNYTLIMNAYTDPGHLNAVKMNTKIRLNQRIWVELKAKELGGKLVALVTDSCWATNLPAHDSSPKYDIIVNGCPNPADNTVNVIGNGMGTSNSFSFGMFEFIGGSPDVYLHCETKLCATSSQSCAPTCGGVKRKRRSAWQSKAQKPRESDSPALMNMIWNDDN; this comes from the exons TTGCTGCTCATCTTGGTGACATCCAGTCTACACCAATTGCTGGTGAAGAAAGAAACCATACGGTTGACATCAGCAACTGTACCATCCACTTCTTTGGACGCCCGTTCTCAATGATAGAT GTGTTCTTCAAACAAGATTCAACCATTGCACTTTGtttcaaaaataatgcaaatgaCACTGCACAAGATTGTCTTTTGCTACTGAATGGAAATATAACAAAATTCATAGCGGCAAATGTGACGCAAGACAAAGAGAAATTTGAACCAGAAGTTTTGCCAcgcatcatgacatcatcatcagatTGCTCTGTTGCGCTGGGTTTTGGTGAGGATGAAGGTGATATAATG TGGAAATTGGGATTATATCCATTTGGTGTACTTGCAGCTGTCAGACTTTATCCTCCTTATCTCTCGACAACT AAAATGGAAGCATGGGTTGCAAATACAGCTGTGAAACCATTCTTGCCTACTAATATCAGTGATGGCTTTTTTTGGGACATATCTGGATGCAGAGCGTTGG GGGAGGTTCTTCCAACTTATTCAGAAATAATCCACCGGGAAAACTGCACCAAGGTCAAATGTAACGCAAATACAACCACCTCGTCAGAAAGTACATGTCAACTATATGAGGAGTGCCTCGGaaacaacat GTGTCACTTACCCTCTGCCCTATGCACTGTGACTGGACCCAATGTCATAGATTTTTTCAGCAGAGTCCACACTGTCACTGATCGGTGTGGATACCGTCTGCTGAATTCGATTTATTTTGCGATGGCGGCGGTTTTCCGGGAGCGACGCCGCAGAGACGTGCCATTTTTGGACCATTTAATGTTTACGCAGGTTCCGTCAAATGAAATCTTTTACCTGGAACAAGCTGGAAGAGTTCGG GTTGGTCAAAAGGTACTAAGTCTCAACGCCACGGCACTTGAAGTTCATGGTGTTTACTTGTCTGCGGATGCAACCGGCGTTACTGCCAAGTTACCTAAAGAGGGCGTTGAAATCTTCTTTGATGGCAACACCGTCCATTTGTTAG taaaaaaacaactgtctgTGGGCTTGTGTGGCAACCTCGTTGATTCCACAATTACCACCACAATGCCTGAAATGAGAATTTCGTCGCCTGG CTGTCTGGATGGGTACTCTGACGCTGTAGACAGTACAATCAACTGTGCCCACTCAACTGCACG CTGTCAGCTCATGAATCAGGCACCCTTCTCTGCTTGCCACGAGCACATTAATCCATCGAGCTACATCGAAGCCTGCATAAACACTACGTGTGTCTACCCGTCGAAGGACGGTTTCAGCTGCCAGCATTTTGAGGCTTACGCCAAGTCCTGCAGCCTGCTGGCTCCCAGTGTCAATCTGCAGAACTGGAGGTCACCGACCCACTGCC CTGCTGCCCCTGAAGGCTCCTGTCCGGACAACTACTGCAGCGATCATGAGTTCTGCGTCCCGTACCCATACCACTGCCACTGTCGGGCCATTTTTGCCTCCAAGTACAAGCCAAAGACTTTCG GCGGGCCGACAATCTGCAAGGCGAACTCTGCAACTGTTTCTCTGGTGGGATGTCTGCTGAAGGACCATGGCATCCATCACTCCCACCTGACCCTCAATGACAAGAACTGCACAGGTGACTACGACAGCGAGAGCCACATGATCACTTTCAGCTTCGACTCCACTAACACCTGCGGAGCCAAGGTCATG ACGAACAAAAACTACACCAGCTTCGAAAACAGCATCATGGAAAAGAACGTCTCCGCCACGAGCCTCATCACTCATGAAACCCAATTCGTTCTTGACTTCTCCTGCTCCTACAAAACGCCAGAAGTAAGGACTATGTCCTTCAAGATCAAAGACGG CTCTATAGAGCAGAAGATTGTTTCTGGATTTTGGAATTACACTCTGATAATGAACGCCTACACCGACCCTGGCCACCTGAACGCAGtcaaaatgaatacaaagaTCCGGCTGAACCAGAGGATCTGGGTAGAGTTGAAGGCGAAGGAGCTGGGCGGCAAATTAGTTGCATTGGTCACTGACTCCTGCTGGGCAACCAACCTGCCAGCACACGATAGCAGTCCGAAATACGACATTATCGTAAACGG ATGCCCAAACCCTGCTGACAACACGGTGAACGTGATAGGAAATGGTATGGGAACGTCCAACTCTTTCTCTTTCGGCATGTTCGAGTTCATAGGGGGAAGTCCCGATGTCTACCTGCACTGCGAAACGAAGCTGTGCGCCACATCGAGCCAGTCCTGCGCTCCG ACTTGCGGTGGTGTTAAGAGGAAGCGGAGATCTGCCTGGCAAAGTAAAGCACAGAAACCACGTGAATCTGACAGCCCAGCCCTCATGAACATGATCTGGAATGATGATAATTAG